The Ornithorhynchus anatinus isolate Pmale09 chromosome 1, mOrnAna1.pri.v4, whole genome shotgun sequence genome includes a window with the following:
- the ZBTB1 gene encoding zinc finger and BTB domain-containing protein 1 isoform X1: MARPSHSSYVLQQLNNQREWGFLCDCCISIDDIYFQAHRAVLAACSSYFRMFFMNHQHSTAQLNLSNMKISAECFDLILQFMYLGKIMTAPSSFEQFKVAMNYLQLYNVPDCLEDIQDADCSSSKCSSSAASSRNNKMIFGVRMYEDTVTRNGSEANRWCVEPSSTVNTPQTREPDEEALPLGTFPEQLLEVCKKSSVSKLSSSKDRVSRRFGRSFTCDSCGFGFSCEKLLDEHVLTCTNRHSYQNARSFHRVLDVREGKDGNPKTDSSDKEASKAFSGQGDRYRGDSSQAADDSSSAVGSRKSNAVESERAGEEKSRASERKRIIVKMEPEDNPADELKDFNIIKVTDKDCNESSDNDELEDEPEEPFYRYYVDEEVSIKKNPRKSLKPRMSVNENERSSFEHSRHLNSKASPMQEDAENVSCELCGLTITEEDLSSHYLSKHIENICACGKCGQILVKGRQLQEHAQRCGEPQDLTVNGLGSSEEKMDLEENPDEQSEIREMMFAEMFDDLRDGHFQINSLQKKQLYKHSACPFRCPNCGQRFETENLVVEHVSSCLEQDMFKSAIMEESERDHRRKHFCNLCGKGFYQRCHLREHYTVHTKEKQFVCQTCGKQFLRERQLRLHNDMHKGMARYVCSICDQGNFRKHDHVRHMISHLSAGETICQVCFQIFPNNEQLEQHMDVHLYTCGICGAKFNLRKDMRSHYNAKHLKRT, from the coding sequence ATGGCAAGGCCGAGCCACAGCAGCTACGTCCTTCAGCAACTAAACAACCAAAGGGAATGGGGTTTTCTCTGTGACTGCTGCATTTCCATCGACGACATCTACTTCCAGGCGCACAGAGCCGTTCTGGCTGCCTGCAGCTCGTATTTTCGAATGTTTTTCATGAACCACCAGCACTCCACCGCACAGTTAAACCTTAGTAACATGAAAATCAGTGCCGAATGTTTTGATCTCATTTTGCAGTTTATGTATTTAGGAAAAATTATGACGGCCCCTTCCAGCTTTGAGCAGTTTAAAGTGGCCATGAATTACTTGCAGTTGTATAATGTCCCCGACTGTTTAGAAGACATACAAGACGCTGACTGTTCCAGTTCAAAATGTTCATCTTCTGCTGCCAGCAGTCGTAACAACAAGATGATATTCGGGGTACGGATGTATGAAGATACTGTGACTAGGAATGGCAGTGAAGCCAACAGGTGGTGTGTGGAACCAAGTTCAACAGTAAATACCCCCCAAACCCGAGAACCTGATGAGGAGGCTTTACCACTGGGCACTTTTCCTGAACAGCTGTTGGAGGTCTGCAAAAAAAGTTCCGTGTCCAAATTATCCAGCTCAAAAGACCGTGTGTCCCGGCGCTTCGGAAGGAGCTTTACCTGCGACAGCTGTGGGTTTGGATTCAGTTGCGAGAAGCTTTTGGACGAGCACGTTCTCACGTGCACCAACAGACATTCGTATCAGAACGCCAGGTCATTTCACAGGGTACTAGAtgtgagagagggaaaagacGGTAACCCCAAAACCGACTCGAGCGACAAGGAAGCTTCCAAAGCGTTCTCTGGCCAGGGGGACAGATACAGAGGTGATTCAAGCCAAGCTGCCGACGATTCCTCCTCTGCTGTCGGAAGCAGAAAGAGCAACGCGGTTGAGTCCGAGAGGGCCGGCGAGGAGAAGAGCCGAGCTAGCGAGAGGAAAAGGATCATCGTCAAGATGGAGCCGGAGGACAACCCGGCAGATGAATTGAAGGACTTTAATATCATCAAAGTGACTGATAAAGACTGCAACGAATCCTCGGATAACGACGAGTTAGAGGATGAACCCGAGGAGCCGTTTTACAGGTACTATGTCGACGAAGAGGtcagtattaaaaaaaaccctcggaAAAGTCTGAAACCTCGGATGTCCGTTAACGAAAACGAAAGAAGCAGTTTTGAACACTCGAGGCACCTGAACAGCAAAGCTAGTCCCATGCAAGAGGATGCTGAAAATGTGTCCTGCGAACTCTGCGGGTTAACGATTACAGAGGAGGACTTATCCTCGCACTATTTATCCAAACATATAGAAAATATCTGCGCCTGTGGCAAATGTGGTCAGATCCTGGTCAAAGGGAGGCAGCTGCAGGAGCATGCCCAGAGGTGCGGCGAGCCCCAAGATCTGACGGTGAACgggctgggaagcagcgaggaAAAAATGGATCTGGAAGAGAATCCCGACGAGCAGTCCGAAATCAGAGAGATGATGTTTGCTGAGATGTTTGATGACCTGAGGGACGGTCATTTCCAGATAAACAGCCTCCAGAAGAAGCAGTTGTATAAGCACTCTGCCTGTCCTTTTCGGTGTCCTAATTGTGGCCAGCGTTTTGAAACTGAAAATCTCGTGGTCGAACATGTGTCCAGTTGCCTGGAACAGGATATGTTCAAGAGCGCCATTATGGAAGAGAGTGAGCGAGATCACCGGCGCAAACATTTCTGCaatctttgtgggaagggattttaTCAGCGGTGTCACTTAAGGGAACATTACACCGTTCATACCAAGGAAAAACAATTTGTCTGTCAGACCTGCGGAAAGCAGTTTTTAAGAGAACGTCAGTTGCGACTGCACAATGATATGCACAAGGGCATGGCCAGGTATGTCTGTTCCATTTGTGATCAAGGAAACTTCAGAAAGCATGACCATGTACGGCATATGATCTCTCATTTATCTGCCGGTGAGACTATATGCCAGGTCTGCTTTCAGATATTCCCAAATAATGAACAGTTGGAGCAGCACATGGATGTTCACCTTTATACATGTGGAATATGTGGAGCAAAATTTAACTTGAGAAAAGATATGAGATCTCACTATAATGCCAAGCATTTGAAAAGAACATAA
- the ZBTB1 gene encoding zinc finger and BTB domain-containing protein 1 isoform X2, protein MARPSHSSYVLQQLNNQREWGFLCDCCISIDDIYFQAHRAVLAACSSYFRMFFMNHQHSTAQLNLSNMKISAECFDLILQFMYLGKIMTAPSSFEQFKVAMNYLQLYNVPDCLEDIQDADCSSSKCSSSAASSRNNKMIFGVRMYEDTVTRNGSEANRWCVEPSSTVNTPQTREPDEEALPLGTFPEQLLEVCKKSSVSKLSSSKDRVSRRFGRSFTCDSCGFGFSCEKLLDEHVLTCTNRHSYQNARSFHRVLDVREGKDGNPKTDSSDKEASKAFSGQGDRYRGDSSQAADDSSSAVGSRKSNAVESERAGEEKSRASERKRIIVKMEPEDNPADELKDFNIIKVTDKDCNESSDNDELEDEPEEPFYRYYVDEEVSIKKNPRKSLKPRMSVNENERSSFEHSRHLNSKASPMQEDAENVSCELCGLTITEEDLSSHYLSKHIENICACGKCGQILVKGRQLQEHAQRCGEPQDLTVNGLGSSEEKMDLEENPDEQSEIREMMFAEMFDDLRDGHFQINSLQKKQLYKHSACPFRCPNCGQRFETENLVVEHVSSCLEQDMFKSAIMEESERDHRRKHFCNLCGKGFYQRCHLREHYTVHTKEKQFVCQTCGKQFLRERQLRLHNDMHKGMASGEIGTSKPLEN, encoded by the coding sequence ATGGCAAGGCCGAGCCACAGCAGCTACGTCCTTCAGCAACTAAACAACCAAAGGGAATGGGGTTTTCTCTGTGACTGCTGCATTTCCATCGACGACATCTACTTCCAGGCGCACAGAGCCGTTCTGGCTGCCTGCAGCTCGTATTTTCGAATGTTTTTCATGAACCACCAGCACTCCACCGCACAGTTAAACCTTAGTAACATGAAAATCAGTGCCGAATGTTTTGATCTCATTTTGCAGTTTATGTATTTAGGAAAAATTATGACGGCCCCTTCCAGCTTTGAGCAGTTTAAAGTGGCCATGAATTACTTGCAGTTGTATAATGTCCCCGACTGTTTAGAAGACATACAAGACGCTGACTGTTCCAGTTCAAAATGTTCATCTTCTGCTGCCAGCAGTCGTAACAACAAGATGATATTCGGGGTACGGATGTATGAAGATACTGTGACTAGGAATGGCAGTGAAGCCAACAGGTGGTGTGTGGAACCAAGTTCAACAGTAAATACCCCCCAAACCCGAGAACCTGATGAGGAGGCTTTACCACTGGGCACTTTTCCTGAACAGCTGTTGGAGGTCTGCAAAAAAAGTTCCGTGTCCAAATTATCCAGCTCAAAAGACCGTGTGTCCCGGCGCTTCGGAAGGAGCTTTACCTGCGACAGCTGTGGGTTTGGATTCAGTTGCGAGAAGCTTTTGGACGAGCACGTTCTCACGTGCACCAACAGACATTCGTATCAGAACGCCAGGTCATTTCACAGGGTACTAGAtgtgagagagggaaaagacGGTAACCCCAAAACCGACTCGAGCGACAAGGAAGCTTCCAAAGCGTTCTCTGGCCAGGGGGACAGATACAGAGGTGATTCAAGCCAAGCTGCCGACGATTCCTCCTCTGCTGTCGGAAGCAGAAAGAGCAACGCGGTTGAGTCCGAGAGGGCCGGCGAGGAGAAGAGCCGAGCTAGCGAGAGGAAAAGGATCATCGTCAAGATGGAGCCGGAGGACAACCCGGCAGATGAATTGAAGGACTTTAATATCATCAAAGTGACTGATAAAGACTGCAACGAATCCTCGGATAACGACGAGTTAGAGGATGAACCCGAGGAGCCGTTTTACAGGTACTATGTCGACGAAGAGGtcagtattaaaaaaaaccctcggaAAAGTCTGAAACCTCGGATGTCCGTTAACGAAAACGAAAGAAGCAGTTTTGAACACTCGAGGCACCTGAACAGCAAAGCTAGTCCCATGCAAGAGGATGCTGAAAATGTGTCCTGCGAACTCTGCGGGTTAACGATTACAGAGGAGGACTTATCCTCGCACTATTTATCCAAACATATAGAAAATATCTGCGCCTGTGGCAAATGTGGTCAGATCCTGGTCAAAGGGAGGCAGCTGCAGGAGCATGCCCAGAGGTGCGGCGAGCCCCAAGATCTGACGGTGAACgggctgggaagcagcgaggaAAAAATGGATCTGGAAGAGAATCCCGACGAGCAGTCCGAAATCAGAGAGATGATGTTTGCTGAGATGTTTGATGACCTGAGGGACGGTCATTTCCAGATAAACAGCCTCCAGAAGAAGCAGTTGTATAAGCACTCTGCCTGTCCTTTTCGGTGTCCTAATTGTGGCCAGCGTTTTGAAACTGAAAATCTCGTGGTCGAACATGTGTCCAGTTGCCTGGAACAGGATATGTTCAAGAGCGCCATTATGGAAGAGAGTGAGCGAGATCACCGGCGCAAACATTTCTGCaatctttgtgggaagggattttaTCAGCGGTGTCACTTAAGGGAACATTACACCGTTCATACCAAGGAAAAACAATTTGTCTGTCAGACCTGCGGAAAGCAGTTTTTAAGAGAACGTCAGTTGCGACTGCACAATGATATGCACAAGGGCATGGCCAG